A genome region from Variovorax paradoxus includes the following:
- a CDS encoding ImpA family type VI secretion system protein produces MRTDMTHLASPDVSPESLPRMPLDRVPDWLHPVSADFPCGPSLEYDAEYAVLQARMLPRGAAQYGDFVGMPEAPNWAEVERDCRRLLLRTWDVNLLVWLCRARTRLAQAAGLAQSLVALAEALQTWPEAIHPQLVVEGEHDPGVRANALSALADPEGLLGDVRDIVVAANAARHLTVREVERAWQVPRAPDVLSPDAAAQQLSELHRSSVGDASAPVRQLAAASRAVRRIAAWGASNMGSDAPALQPLLCLLQLFEPAEPPKRVKTEEVIAQAPGFSSRAAAATPAVSSPAAADISWRESVRGSIRSAREWLELHEPSSPVAVLLKQAERMIGERFCDVADMVPLDLLRKWDAEGERT; encoded by the coding sequence GTGCGCACCGACATGACTCACCTTGCTTCACCCGATGTCTCCCCGGAGTCGCTCCCGCGCATGCCCCTTGACCGGGTACCCGACTGGCTGCACCCGGTCAGCGCCGACTTTCCCTGCGGGCCGAGCCTCGAATACGACGCCGAGTACGCTGTGCTGCAGGCGCGCATGCTGCCGCGTGGTGCGGCGCAGTACGGCGACTTCGTCGGGATGCCGGAGGCGCCCAACTGGGCAGAGGTCGAGCGCGACTGCCGTCGGCTGCTGTTGCGGACCTGGGACGTCAACCTGCTGGTCTGGCTTTGCCGGGCCCGGACCCGGCTTGCACAGGCTGCGGGGCTTGCGCAATCGCTGGTTGCGCTCGCAGAGGCCTTGCAGACCTGGCCCGAGGCGATCCATCCCCAGTTGGTGGTGGAGGGCGAGCACGATCCGGGCGTTCGTGCCAACGCCCTTTCGGCACTGGCCGATCCTGAAGGTTTGCTGGGCGATGTACGCGACATCGTGGTCGCGGCGAATGCCGCCCGGCACCTGACGGTGCGAGAGGTGGAGCGTGCCTGGCAAGTGCCTCGGGCGCCCGACGTCCTCAGCCCTGATGCAGCAGCGCAGCAGCTGAGCGAATTGCATCGGTCGTCCGTGGGCGACGCGTCGGCCCCTGTTCGGCAACTGGCCGCGGCTTCCCGGGCCGTACGCCGCATTGCCGCCTGGGGAGCTTCCAACATGGGTTCCGACGCACCAGCGCTGCAGCCGCTGCTGTGCCTGTTGCAATTGTTCGAGCCGGCTGAACCGCCGAAGCGCGTGAAAACCGAGGAGGTCATTGCTCAGGCCCCAGGTTTTTCATCGCGAGCAGCAGCCGCTACTCCCGCGGTGTCCAGTCCGGCCGCGGCCGACATCTCTTGGCGAGAGTCTGTCCGCGGCAGTATCCGTAGCGCACGCGAATGGCTGGAACTCCACGAGCCGAGCAGTCCGGTCGCGGTGCTGCTCAAACAGGCCGAACGCATGATCGGGGAAAGGTTCTGCGACGTGGCGGACATGGTTCCTCTGGATCTGCTTCGCAAATGGGATGCCGAAGGCGAGCGGACGTGA
- the clpS gene encoding ATP-dependent Clp protease adapter ClpS — MATRIPKTPSTPPAQKPAGDDGDSVVLERRPQKTAPPQMYQVVMLNDDYTPMEFVIVVLQEYFSKDRETATQIMLKIHLDGRGVCGVYSRDMAATKVNQVMEAAQQAGHPLQCVSEPVA; from the coding sequence ATGGCAACGAGAATTCCCAAGACTCCCAGCACCCCACCGGCGCAGAAACCGGCGGGCGACGACGGAGATTCGGTCGTCCTGGAGCGCCGGCCGCAGAAAACCGCGCCGCCCCAGATGTACCAGGTGGTCATGCTGAACGACGACTACACGCCGATGGAGTTTGTGATCGTCGTGCTGCAGGAATATTTCAGCAAGGATCGCGAAACCGCGACCCAGATCATGCTCAAGATCCACCTCGATGGCCGCGGCGTCTGTGGGGTTTATTCCCGCGACATGGCGGCCACCAAGGTCAACCAGGTGATGGAAGCGGCCCAGCAAGCCGGGCATCCGCTGCAATGCGTCAGCGAACCGGTTGCATGA
- the clpA gene encoding ATP-dependent Clp protease ATP-binding subunit ClpA: protein MIAQELEVSLHMAFVEARQQRHEFITVEHLLLALLDNPSAAEVLRACSANVDDLRASLTNFIKDNTPQVAGTDDVDTQPTLGFQRVIQRAIMHVQSTGNGKKEVTGANVLVAIFGEKDSHAVYYLHQQGVTRLDVVNFIAHGIKKSDPPEAVKGAGEAPSGEGEEGGGERNEKASPLEQFTQNLNQMAKDGKIDPLIGREYEVERVIQILCRRRKNNPLLVGEAGVGKTAIAEGLAWRITQGDVPEILAESNVFSLDMGALLAGTKYRGDFEQRLKGVLKSLKDKPNAILFIDEIHTLIGAGAASGGTLDASNLLKPALSSGQLKCIGATTFTEYRGIFEKDAALSRRFQKVDVVEPSVQETVDILKGLKSRFEEHHGVKYAVAALQAAAELSAKYINDRHLPDKAIDVIDEAGAAQRILPPSKRKKTISKTEVEEIVAKIARIPPANVSNDDRSKLQTIERDLKSVVFGQDKALEVLASAVKMARSGLGKGDKPIGSFLFSGPTGVGKTEAAKQLAYIMGIELIRFDMSEYMERHAVSRLIGAPPGYVGFDQGGLLTEAVTKKPHAVLLLDEIEKAHPDIFNVLLQVMDHGTLTDNNGRKADFRNVIIIMTTNAGAETMNKATIGFTNPRQAGDEMGDIKRLFSPEFRNRLDAIVNFKALDEQVILRVVDKFLLQLETQLSEKKVEVTFSDKLRKHLAKKGFDPLMGARPMQRLIQDTIRRALADELLFGRLTDGGRLEVDLDDKDEVLLDIQPLPKKEGKSKPEAEEAATG from the coding sequence ATGATTGCCCAGGAACTGGAAGTCAGCTTGCACATGGCCTTCGTCGAGGCCCGGCAGCAACGCCACGAGTTCATCACCGTGGAACATCTGCTGCTCGCTTTGCTGGACAACCCGAGCGCCGCGGAGGTTCTGCGCGCCTGCTCGGCCAACGTCGACGACCTTCGGGCGTCGCTCACCAACTTCATCAAGGACAACACGCCCCAGGTGGCGGGTACCGACGATGTCGACACCCAGCCCACCCTGGGTTTCCAGCGCGTGATCCAGCGCGCCATCATGCATGTGCAGTCCACCGGCAACGGCAAGAAGGAAGTCACCGGCGCCAACGTGCTGGTCGCGATCTTCGGCGAGAAGGACTCGCACGCCGTGTACTACCTGCACCAGCAGGGCGTCACGCGCCTCGACGTGGTCAATTTCATTGCCCACGGCATCAAGAAGAGCGATCCGCCTGAAGCCGTGAAGGGCGCAGGCGAGGCACCTTCGGGAGAGGGCGAAGAGGGCGGCGGCGAACGCAACGAGAAGGCATCGCCGCTCGAGCAGTTCACGCAGAACCTCAACCAAATGGCCAAGGACGGCAAGATCGATCCGCTGATCGGCCGCGAGTACGAGGTCGAGCGCGTGATCCAGATCCTGTGCCGCCGGCGCAAGAACAACCCGCTGCTGGTGGGCGAAGCCGGTGTGGGCAAGACGGCGATCGCTGAAGGCCTCGCATGGCGCATCACGCAAGGCGACGTGCCGGAAATCCTGGCCGAATCCAACGTGTTCTCGCTCGATATGGGCGCGCTGCTGGCCGGCACCAAGTACCGTGGCGATTTCGAGCAGCGCCTGAAGGGCGTGCTCAAGTCGCTCAAGGACAAGCCGAACGCCATCCTGTTCATCGACGAGATCCACACCCTGATCGGTGCGGGTGCAGCTTCGGGCGGCACGCTCGATGCGTCGAACCTGCTGAAGCCGGCGCTCTCGAGCGGCCAACTGAAGTGCATCGGCGCCACCACCTTCACGGAATACCGTGGCATCTTCGAGAAGGACGCGGCCCTGTCGCGTCGTTTCCAGAAGGTCGACGTGGTCGAGCCGTCGGTGCAGGAAACCGTCGACATCCTGAAGGGCCTGAAGTCGCGCTTCGAGGAACACCATGGCGTGAAATACGCCGTGGCGGCCCTGCAAGCTGCTGCCGAGCTCAGCGCCAAGTACATCAATGACCGGCATCTGCCCGACAAGGCGATCGACGTCATCGACGAGGCCGGTGCCGCCCAGCGCATCCTGCCGCCGAGCAAGCGCAAGAAGACCATCAGCAAGACGGAAGTCGAGGAAATCGTGGCGAAGATCGCACGCATTCCCCCGGCCAACGTCAGCAACGACGACCGCAGCAAGCTGCAGACGATCGAGCGCGATCTGAAGAGCGTGGTGTTCGGCCAGGACAAGGCACTCGAGGTGCTGGCCTCCGCGGTCAAGATGGCACGTTCGGGCCTGGGCAAGGGCGACAAGCCGATCGGCTCGTTCCTGTTCTCCGGTCCCACGGGCGTCGGCAAGACCGAAGCGGCGAAGCAGCTGGCCTACATCATGGGCATCGAGCTGATCCGCTTCGACATGTCGGAGTACATGGAGCGTCACGCGGTGAGCCGACTCATCGGTGCGCCTCCGGGCTACGTCGGTTTCGACCAGGGCGGCCTGCTGACCGAGGCTGTCACGAAGAAGCCGCACGCGGTGCTGCTGCTCGACGAAATCGAGAAGGCGCATCCGGACATCTTCAACGTGCTGCTGCAGGTCATGGACCATGGCACGCTGACCGACAACAACGGACGCAAGGCCGACTTCCGCAACGTCATCATCATCATGACGACGAACGCGGGTGCCGAGACCATGAACAAGGCGACCATCGGCTTCACCAACCCGCGGCAGGCGGGCGACGAAATGGGCGACATCAAGCGCCTGTTCTCGCCCGAATTCCGCAACCGGCTGGACGCCATCGTCAACTTCAAGGCGCTCGACGAACAGGTCATCCTGCGCGTGGTCGACAAGTTCCTGCTGCAACTGGAAACCCAGCTCAGCGAGAAGAAGGTGGAAGTCACCTTCAGCGACAAGTTGCGCAAGCACCTGGCGAAGAAGGGCTTCGATCCGTTGATGGGCGCACGGCCGATGCAGCGCCTGATCCAGGACACGATCCGTCGTGCGCTGGCAGACGAACTGCTGTTCGGTCGCCTGACCGACGGTGGCCGCCTCGAAGTCGATCTGGACGACAAGGATGAAGTGCTGCTCGACATCCAGCCGCTGCCGAAGAAGGAAGGCAAGTCGAAGCCTGAGGCTGAAGAAGCCGCCACGGGCTGA
- the cls gene encoding cardiolipin synthase produces the protein MILPVLSPEWKTGLSLAWSGYIAVLSIWIVMQKRAPVSTMSWILSLALLPFAGFVIYYFLGPQRLRKQRLKRLRSRASAFVQADLVRLRDAAQNAPPALQQMAKLGTATCGLPVSSAVDVELLSGGARTFDAIFDAVRAAQDHIHLEYYIFEPDRIGTALRDLLVERARQGVTVRLLIDALGSKRIGRKFMAPMLEAGVKVALFHDTKIGRRLRPVTNYRTHRKIVVCDGRVGFTGGVNITDEEDKRTNPDAYHDVHLRIEGSAVRWLQTTFLEDWTYATSEDPRGMDEALNAMLPQLEAGDIPVQIVTSGPDNMMEAIHRMHVEAIHSATHRAWLTTPYFVPGEPALMALTSAALRGVDVRLLVPRRSDSAIVSAAARSYFDELIAAGVKVWEYKARMLHSKTLVVDDHCAMIGTANFDNRSFRLNFEVCAVVYGPELSRPLAAQFETDLHSSGAVRANRPQRFWRRLGDAIARLSSPLL, from the coding sequence TTGATCCTCCCTGTCCTCAGCCCCGAATGGAAGACCGGCCTCTCCCTCGCATGGAGCGGCTACATCGCGGTGCTGTCGATCTGGATCGTGATGCAGAAGCGCGCGCCGGTGTCCACGATGAGCTGGATCCTGTCGCTGGCGCTGCTGCCGTTCGCGGGCTTCGTCATCTATTACTTTCTCGGGCCGCAGCGGCTGCGCAAGCAGCGGCTCAAGCGGCTGCGAAGCCGGGCGAGCGCCTTCGTCCAGGCCGATCTTGTGCGGCTGCGCGACGCGGCGCAGAACGCGCCGCCGGCGCTGCAGCAGATGGCCAAGCTGGGGACCGCCACTTGCGGGTTGCCGGTGTCGAGCGCGGTCGATGTCGAGTTGCTTTCGGGGGGCGCGCGCACCTTCGACGCGATCTTCGACGCAGTGCGCGCCGCGCAGGACCACATCCACCTCGAGTACTACATCTTCGAGCCCGACAGGATCGGCACCGCGCTGCGCGACCTGCTGGTCGAGCGCGCAAGGCAGGGCGTGACGGTGCGCCTGCTGATCGATGCACTGGGTTCCAAGCGCATCGGGCGCAAGTTCATGGCGCCGATGCTCGAGGCGGGCGTCAAGGTGGCACTGTTCCATGACACCAAGATCGGCCGCCGGCTGCGTCCGGTGACCAACTACCGCACCCACCGCAAGATCGTGGTGTGCGACGGCCGCGTGGGCTTCACGGGCGGCGTGAACATCACCGACGAGGAAGACAAGCGAACCAACCCCGACGCCTACCACGACGTGCACCTGCGCATCGAGGGCAGCGCCGTGCGCTGGTTGCAGACCACCTTCCTCGAAGACTGGACCTACGCCACCAGCGAAGACCCGCGCGGCATGGACGAGGCATTGAATGCCATGCTGCCGCAACTGGAGGCGGGCGACATTCCGGTGCAGATCGTCACCAGCGGCCCCGACAACATGATGGAAGCCATCCACCGGATGCACGTGGAAGCCATCCATTCGGCCACGCATCGAGCGTGGCTCACCACGCCTTACTTCGTGCCCGGCGAGCCGGCGCTGATGGCGCTCACCAGTGCCGCGCTGCGCGGCGTGGACGTGCGCCTGCTGGTGCCGCGTCGCAGCGATTCGGCCATCGTGAGCGCCGCCGCGCGTTCGTACTTCGACGAACTCATTGCCGCCGGTGTGAAGGTCTGGGAGTACAAGGCGCGCATGCTGCACTCCAAGACCTTGGTGGTCGACGACCATTGCGCGATGATCGGCACCGCCAATTTCGACAACCGCAGCTTCCGCCTCAATTTCGAGGTCTGCGCGGTGGTCTATGGTCCCGAACTGTCGAGGCCGCTGGCTGCGCAGTTCGAGACCGACCTGCACAGCTCCGGCGCGGTGCGCGCCAACCGGCCTCAGCGATTCTGGCGCCGCCTTGGCGATGCGATTGCGCGCTTGTCTTCACCCTTGCTCTGA
- the sbcB gene encoding exodeoxyribonuclease I, whose amino-acid sequence MNHTFLWHDYETFGAVPRRDRPSQFAAIRTDAELNEVGEPLMIYCKPAPDYLPSPEACLITGITPQLCLERGIPEHEFAGHIEKAFSQPGTIGVGYNTIRFDDEVTRFLFWRNLIDPYAREWQNDCGRWDLLDVVRLTYALRPDGIQWPTKEDGKPSFKLEDLARANGLLHESAHDALSDVRATIALARLIRSKQPKLFDFAFGLHRKDRVATELGLPAMRETARPFLHVSGMFPVERGCIAVMWPLASHPTNKNELLAWDLAHDPSELRDLDADTLRLRLFTRTADLPEGMVRLPVKGVHLNKSPMVVGNLRTLAPAMAERWGIDLDAAMHHAAIARDLPDMSAIWSQVYARPKDATPDVDEDLYGGFVGNADRRRLNQLRALSPEELAKDRTGFDDGRLDEILFRYRARNWPGLLSEEENERWEALRVARLFKGEGGARTIEMLFSEVDALSEDADERAEEILGALYEYAEAIAPEA is encoded by the coding sequence ATGAACCACACCTTTCTCTGGCACGACTACGAAACCTTCGGCGCCGTGCCGCGTCGCGACCGTCCCTCGCAGTTCGCCGCCATCCGGACCGATGCCGAACTGAACGAGGTCGGCGAGCCGTTGATGATCTATTGCAAGCCCGCCCCCGACTACCTGCCCAGCCCCGAGGCCTGCCTCATCACCGGCATCACGCCGCAGCTGTGCCTGGAGCGCGGCATCCCCGAGCACGAGTTCGCCGGCCACATCGAGAAAGCCTTCTCGCAACCGGGCACCATCGGCGTGGGCTACAACACCATCCGCTTCGACGACGAGGTCACGCGCTTCCTGTTCTGGCGCAACCTGATCGATCCGTACGCGCGCGAGTGGCAGAACGACTGCGGCCGGTGGGACCTGCTCGACGTGGTGCGCCTCACCTATGCGCTGCGCCCCGACGGCATCCAGTGGCCGACGAAGGAAGACGGCAAGCCCAGCTTCAAGCTCGAAGACCTCGCGCGTGCCAACGGCCTGCTGCACGAGTCGGCGCACGATGCGCTGTCGGACGTACGCGCCACCATCGCGCTGGCCCGGCTCATCCGCAGCAAGCAGCCCAAGCTGTTCGACTTCGCCTTCGGCCTCCACAGAAAGGACCGGGTGGCGACCGAGCTCGGCCTGCCCGCGATGCGCGAGACCGCGAGGCCTTTCCTGCATGTGTCGGGCATGTTCCCGGTCGAGCGCGGCTGCATCGCGGTGATGTGGCCGCTGGCCAGCCATCCGACCAACAAGAACGAGCTGCTGGCCTGGGATCTCGCACACGACCCGAGCGAGCTGCGCGACCTCGATGCCGACACGCTGCGCCTGCGCCTGTTCACCCGCACCGCGGACCTGCCCGAAGGCATGGTGCGCCTGCCGGTGAAGGGCGTGCACCTCAACAAATCGCCGATGGTGGTCGGCAATTTGCGCACGCTGGCACCGGCCATGGCCGAGCGCTGGGGCATCGACCTCGACGCCGCCATGCACCACGCCGCCATCGCCCGCGACCTGCCCGACATGAGCGCCATCTGGTCGCAGGTGTATGCCCGCCCCAAGGATGCGACACCCGACGTCGACGAGGACCTCTACGGCGGCTTCGTCGGCAACGCCGACCGCCGGCGCCTCAACCAGCTGCGCGCGCTGTCGCCCGAGGAACTCGCCAAGGACCGCACCGGCTTCGACGACGGCCGGCTCGACGAGATCCTGTTCCGCTACCGCGCACGCAACTGGCCCGGCCTGCTGAGCGAGGAAGAGAACGAACGCTGGGAGGCGCTGCGCGTCGCGCGGCTGTTCAAGGGCGAGGGCGGGGCGCGCACCATCGAGATGCTGTTCAGCGAGGTCGATGCGCTCTCCGAAGACGCGGACGAGCGCGCCGAGGAAATCCTGGGCGCGCTCTACGAGTACGCCGAAGCGATCGCGCCCGAGGCCTGA
- a CDS encoding DUF3574 domain-containing protein yields the protein MARTSFSVMAAAVAVVLAGCGAVPSANVAAGRCGAGFETFERDTLYFGRAIPSGGQVTDAEWTAFLDETVTPAFPLGLTVIDAAGQWRGMQGDVVRERSKLIVLVHPHSEKDDAAIGRIVAAYRVRFAQEAVLQERQAVCVRL from the coding sequence ATGGCACGCACCTCGTTCTCTGTGATGGCCGCTGCAGTGGCGGTGGTTCTCGCCGGCTGCGGCGCCGTGCCGTCGGCGAACGTTGCCGCAGGCCGATGTGGCGCCGGCTTCGAGACCTTCGAGCGCGACACGCTCTACTTCGGCCGCGCCATTCCCTCCGGAGGCCAGGTGACCGACGCCGAATGGACGGCCTTCCTCGACGAGACGGTGACCCCGGCCTTCCCGCTGGGCCTGACTGTCATCGACGCCGCCGGCCAGTGGCGCGGCATGCAGGGCGACGTGGTGCGCGAGCGCTCCAAGCTCATCGTGCTGGTGCATCCGCACAGCGAGAAGGACGACGCGGCCATCGGACGCATCGTTGCCGCCTACCGCGTGCGTTTCGCGCAGGAGGCGGTGCTGCAGGAGCGGCAGGCGGTCTGCGTGCGGCTCTGA